In the Engraulis encrasicolus isolate BLACKSEA-1 chromosome 9, IST_EnEncr_1.0, whole genome shotgun sequence genome, one interval contains:
- the LOC134455679 gene encoding tripartite motif-containing protein 16-like isoform X2 has translation MAEANVFLAQDQFTCAICLDLLKNPVGIPCGHSFCMDCISDCWDREDPKGVYSCPQCRQTFTPRPVLGRNTMLAEVVEKLKLLGLQSAPAAHCYAGPGDVECDVCSGRKRRAVKSCLMCLSSYCETHFRVHNDLNPGKKHKVIDAAGKLEDLICSQHDKLLEVTCRTDQTCICMLCIMDEHKGHDTISVGAERTEKQKELGETQRKFHDVIKEKETHLQDLRKAVKTLQCSADTAVENSERVFTEMIHSIEKRRSEVKKLIRDQERADVSRAEELVETLEQEIAELKRRVDELEQFSQSENNIRFLKSFQFLCASTTSDKSSTCSVHSDVLFDRVSDSLTVLKEKLQDVLHQGLQDMTKTDSHQLTLDPNTAHILLRLSDGNRVAEMVNKSQSYPDHPDRFDSAAQVMCSEATSARCYWEVEWSGNDLHIAVSYKGLKRKGNHHAVMLGLNTNSWALYCHPSGFWFYHNNKSIKLPQTSSRIGVYVDHRAGTLSFYSVSANTMTLLHKVETTFTEPLYPAFWFRGDGKIKLC, from the exons ATGGCAGAGGCCAATGTGTTTTTAGCTCAGGATCAGTTCACTTGTGCAATTTGTTTGGATCTACTAAAGAATCCTGTGGGAATTccctgtggacacagtttctgtATGGATTGTATCTCAGACTGCTGGGATCGAGAGGATCCAAAGGGAGTCTACAGCTGcccacagtgcagacagacttttACTCCAAGGCCAGTTCTGGGTAGAAACACAATGCTGGCTGAAGTGGTGGAGAAGCTGAAGCTTCTGGgactccagtctgctcctgctgcccactgctatgctggacctggagatgtggagtgcgacgtctgctctgggagaaagcggagggctgtcaagtcctgtcttaTGTGTCTGTCCTCTTACTGTGAAACACACTTCAGAGTTCACAATGATCTAAACCCAGGGAAGAAACACAAAGTGATTGATGCTGCTGGCAAACTGGAGGATCTGATCTGCTCTCAGCATGATAAACTGCTGGAGGTCACCTGTCGCACTGATCAGACGTGCATATGCATGCTGTGCATCATGGATGAACACAAAGGACATGACACTATTTCAGTTGGAGCAGAGCGGACAGAGAAACAG AAAGAGCTGGGAGAAACACAGCGAAAATTCCATGACGTCATCAAAGAAAAAGAGACTCACCTACAAGACCTCAGAAAGGCTGTAAAAACTCTTCAG TGTTCTGCTGACACAGCAGTGGAGAACAGTGAGAGGGTCTTCACAGAGATGATCCACTCCATTGAGAAAAGGCGCTCTGAGGTGAAAAAGCTGATCAGAGATCAGGAAAGGGCTgatgtgagtcgagctgaagaacTTGTGGAGACACTGGAACAGGAGatcgctgagctgaagaggagagttgaTGAGCTGGAGCAGTTCTCACAAAGTGAAAATAACATCCGTTTTCTCAAG AGTTTCCAGTTTCTGTGTGCATCCACTACATCTGACAAGTCATCTACATGCTCAGTGCATTCAGATGTGCTGTTTGATAGAGTGAGTGACAGCCTCACTGTTCTCAAAGAGAAACTGCAGGATGTGCTCCACCAGGGACTACAGGACATGACTAAAACTG ATTCACATCAGCTGACTTTGGACCCCAACACGGCTCATATTCTGCTGAGATTGTCTGATGGAAACAGAGTAGCAGAAATGGTTAATAAGAGTCaatcatatcctgatcatccagacagatttgatagtGCTGCACAGGTGATGTGTTCAGAGGCTACATCTGCcaggtgctactgggaggttgagtggtctGGAAATGATCTGCATatagctgtttcatacaaggggcTGAAGAGGAAAGGAAATCATCATGCTGTTATGCTTGGGTTGAATACAAACTCCTGGGCATTGTATTGCCATCCATCTGGGTTCTGGTTCTACCATAATAATAAATCAATTAAACTCCCTCAGACCTCctctagaataggagtgtatgtggatcacagggcaggaactctgagctTCTACAGTGTCTCTGCTAACACAATGACTCTGCTGCACAAAGTAGAGACCACATTCACTGAGCCACTATATCCTGCCTTTTGGTTCCGCGGTGATGGCAAAATCAAATTGTGTTAG
- the LOC134455679 gene encoding tripartite motif-containing protein 16-like isoform X1 has translation MAEANVFLAQDQFTCAICLDLLKNPVGIPCGHSFCMDCISDCWDREDPKGVYSCPQCRQTFTPRPVLGRNTMLAEVVEKLKLLGLQSAPAAHCYAGPGDVECDVCSGRKRRAVKSCLMCLSSYCETHFRVHNDLNPGKKHKVIDAAGKLEDLICSQHDKLLEVTCRTDQTCICMLCIMDEHKGHDTISVGAERTEKQKELGETQRKFHDVIKEKETHLQDLRKAVKTLQCSADTAVENSERVFTEMIHSIEKRRSEVKKLIRDQERADVSRAEELVETLEQEIAELKRRVDELEQFSQSENNIRFLKSFQFLCASTTSDKSSTCSVHSDVLFDRVSDSLTVLKEKLQDVLHQGLQDMTKTGEQISIFRPSEPETRDDFLKYSHQLTLDPNTAHILLRLSDGNRVAEMVNKSQSYPDHPDRFDSAAQVMCSEATSARCYWEVEWSGNDLHIAVSYKGLKRKGNHHAVMLGLNTNSWALYCHPSGFWFYHNNKSIKLPQTSSRIGVYVDHRAGTLSFYSVSANTMTLLHKVETTFTEPLYPAFWFRGDGKIKLC, from the exons ATGGCAGAGGCCAATGTGTTTTTAGCTCAGGATCAGTTCACTTGTGCAATTTGTTTGGATCTACTAAAGAATCCTGTGGGAATTccctgtggacacagtttctgtATGGATTGTATCTCAGACTGCTGGGATCGAGAGGATCCAAAGGGAGTCTACAGCTGcccacagtgcagacagacttttACTCCAAGGCCAGTTCTGGGTAGAAACACAATGCTGGCTGAAGTGGTGGAGAAGCTGAAGCTTCTGGgactccagtctgctcctgctgcccactgctatgctggacctggagatgtggagtgcgacgtctgctctgggagaaagcggagggctgtcaagtcctgtcttaTGTGTCTGTCCTCTTACTGTGAAACACACTTCAGAGTTCACAATGATCTAAACCCAGGGAAGAAACACAAAGTGATTGATGCTGCTGGCAAACTGGAGGATCTGATCTGCTCTCAGCATGATAAACTGCTGGAGGTCACCTGTCGCACTGATCAGACGTGCATATGCATGCTGTGCATCATGGATGAACACAAAGGACATGACACTATTTCAGTTGGAGCAGAGCGGACAGAGAAACAG AAAGAGCTGGGAGAAACACAGCGAAAATTCCATGACGTCATCAAAGAAAAAGAGACTCACCTACAAGACCTCAGAAAGGCTGTAAAAACTCTTCAG TGTTCTGCTGACACAGCAGTGGAGAACAGTGAGAGGGTCTTCACAGAGATGATCCACTCCATTGAGAAAAGGCGCTCTGAGGTGAAAAAGCTGATCAGAGATCAGGAAAGGGCTgatgtgagtcgagctgaagaacTTGTGGAGACACTGGAACAGGAGatcgctgagctgaagaggagagttgaTGAGCTGGAGCAGTTCTCACAAAGTGAAAATAACATCCGTTTTCTCAAG AGTTTCCAGTTTCTGTGTGCATCCACTACATCTGACAAGTCATCTACATGCTCAGTGCATTCAGATGTGCTGTTTGATAGAGTGAGTGACAGCCTCACTGTTCTCAAAGAGAAACTGCAGGATGTGCTCCACCAGGGACTACAGGACATGACTAAAACTG GTGAACAAATCAGCATTTTCAGACCTTCAGAGCCTGAGACCAGAGACGATTTCCTTAAAT ATTCACATCAGCTGACTTTGGACCCCAACACGGCTCATATTCTGCTGAGATTGTCTGATGGAAACAGAGTAGCAGAAATGGTTAATAAGAGTCaatcatatcctgatcatccagacagatttgatagtGCTGCACAGGTGATGTGTTCAGAGGCTACATCTGCcaggtgctactgggaggttgagtggtctGGAAATGATCTGCATatagctgtttcatacaaggggcTGAAGAGGAAAGGAAATCATCATGCTGTTATGCTTGGGTTGAATACAAACTCCTGGGCATTGTATTGCCATCCATCTGGGTTCTGGTTCTACCATAATAATAAATCAATTAAACTCCCTCAGACCTCctctagaataggagtgtatgtggatcacagggcaggaactctgagctTCTACAGTGTCTCTGCTAACACAATGACTCTGCTGCACAAAGTAGAGACCACATTCACTGAGCCACTATATCCTGCCTTTTGGTTCCGCGGTGATGGCAAAATCAAATTGTGTTAG
- the LOC134455679 gene encoding E3 ubiquitin/ISG15 ligase TRIM25-like isoform X3, whose translation MAEANVFLAQDQFTCAICLDLLKNPVGIPCGHSFCMDCISDCWDREDPKGVYSCPQCRQTFTPRPVLGRNTMLAEVVEKLKLLGLQSAPAAHCYAGPGDVECDVCSGRKRRAVKSCLMCLSSYCETHFRVHNDLNPGKKHKVIDAAGKLEDLICSQHDKLLEVTCRTDQTCICMLCIMDEHKGHDTISVGAERTEKQKELGETQRKFHDVIKEKETHLQDLRKAVKTLQCSADTAVENSERVFTEMIHSIEKRRSEVKKLIRDQERADVSRAEELVETLEQEIAELKRRVDELEQFSQSENNIRFLKSFQFLCASTTSDKSSTCSVHSDVLFDRVSDSLTVLKEKLQDVLHQGLQDMTKTGEQISIFRPSEPETRDDFLKCKAIHIS comes from the exons ATGGCAGAGGCCAATGTGTTTTTAGCTCAGGATCAGTTCACTTGTGCAATTTGTTTGGATCTACTAAAGAATCCTGTGGGAATTccctgtggacacagtttctgtATGGATTGTATCTCAGACTGCTGGGATCGAGAGGATCCAAAGGGAGTCTACAGCTGcccacagtgcagacagacttttACTCCAAGGCCAGTTCTGGGTAGAAACACAATGCTGGCTGAAGTGGTGGAGAAGCTGAAGCTTCTGGgactccagtctgctcctgctgcccactgctatgctggacctggagatgtggagtgcgacgtctgctctgggagaaagcggagggctgtcaagtcctgtcttaTGTGTCTGTCCTCTTACTGTGAAACACACTTCAGAGTTCACAATGATCTAAACCCAGGGAAGAAACACAAAGTGATTGATGCTGCTGGCAAACTGGAGGATCTGATCTGCTCTCAGCATGATAAACTGCTGGAGGTCACCTGTCGCACTGATCAGACGTGCATATGCATGCTGTGCATCATGGATGAACACAAAGGACATGACACTATTTCAGTTGGAGCAGAGCGGACAGAGAAACAG AAAGAGCTGGGAGAAACACAGCGAAAATTCCATGACGTCATCAAAGAAAAAGAGACTCACCTACAAGACCTCAGAAAGGCTGTAAAAACTCTTCAG TGTTCTGCTGACACAGCAGTGGAGAACAGTGAGAGGGTCTTCACAGAGATGATCCACTCCATTGAGAAAAGGCGCTCTGAGGTGAAAAAGCTGATCAGAGATCAGGAAAGGGCTgatgtgagtcgagctgaagaacTTGTGGAGACACTGGAACAGGAGatcgctgagctgaagaggagagttgaTGAGCTGGAGCAGTTCTCACAAAGTGAAAATAACATCCGTTTTCTCAAG AGTTTCCAGTTTCTGTGTGCATCCACTACATCTGACAAGTCATCTACATGCTCAGTGCATTCAGATGTGCTGTTTGATAGAGTGAGTGACAGCCTCACTGTTCTCAAAGAGAAACTGCAGGATGTGCTCCACCAGGGACTACAGGACATGACTAAAACTG GTGAACAAATCAGCATTTTCAGACCTTCAGAGCCTGAGACCAGAGACGATTTCCTTAAATGTAAAGCA ATTCACATCAGCTGA
- the LOC134455678 gene encoding tripartite motif-containing protein 16-like, with protein sequence MAEASVLLAQDQFTCAISLDLLKDPVTILCGHSFCMDCISGCWDQDDPKGVYSCPQCRQNFTPRPVLGRNTILAEVVEKLKLLGKQSAPAAHCYAGPGDVECDVCSGRKRKAVKSCLVCLSSYCETHFRAHNDVNPGKKHKVIEAAGKLEDLICSQHDKLLEVFCRTDQTCICMLCIMDEHKGHDTISVAAERTEKQRKFHDVIKEKETHLQDLRKAVKTLQCSADAAVENSERVFTEMIHSIEKRRSEVKKLIRDQERVDVSRAEELVEALEKEIAELKRRVAELEQFSQSENNIRFLKSFQSLCASTTSDKASTCSVHSDVLFESVSDSLTVLKEKLQVVLHQGLQDMTKAGEQISIFRPSEPVTREDFLKYSHQLTLDPNTAHILLRLSEGNRVVECVNVSHSYPDHPDRFNDVYQVMCSEATSARCYWEVEWSGNVHIAVSYKGLNRKGYNDDVKLGSNTNSWALNCYASGFCFWHNNKLTDLPYAQTTIGVYVDHRAGTLSFYSVSANTMTLLHKVETTFTEPVYPTFWVYNIGNKIKLCR encoded by the exons ATGGCAGAGGCCAGTGTATTATTAGCTCAGGACCAGTTCACGTGTGCAATCAGTTTGGATCTTTTAAAGGATCCTGTAACTATTCTctgtggacacagtttctgtatggattgtatctcaggctgctgggatcaagatgatccaaagggagtctacagctgcccacagtgcagacagaattttactccaaggccagttctgggcagaaacacaatactggctgaagtggtggagaagctgaagcttctgggaaaacagtctgctcctgctgcccactgctatgctggacctggagatgtggagtgtgacgtctgctctgggagaaagcgaaaggctgtcaagtcctgtctggtgtgTCTGTCCTCTTACTGTGAAACTCACTTCAGAGCTCACAACGATGTCAACCCTGGGAAGAAACACAAAGTGATTGAAGCTGCTGGTAAACTGGAGGATCTGATCTGCTCTCAGCATGATAAACTGCTGGAGGTCTTCTGTCGCACTGATCAGACGTGCATATGCATGCTGTGCATCATGGATGAACACAAAGGACATGACACTATTTCAGTTGCAGCAGAGCGGACAGAGAAACAG CGAAAATTCCATGACGTCATCAAAGAAAAAGAGACTCACCTACAAGACCTCAGAAAGGCTGTAAAAACTCTTCAG TGTTCTGCTGACGCAGCAGTGGAGAACAGTGAGAGGGTCTTCACAGAGATGATCCACTCCATTGAGAAAAGGCGCTCTGAGGTGAAAAAGCTGATCAGAGATCAGGAGAGGGTTgatgtgagtcgagctgaagaacTTGTGGAGGCActggagaaggagatcgctgagctgaagaggagagttgcTGAGCTGGAGCAGTTCTCACAAAGTGAAAATAACATCCGTTTTCTCAAG AGTTTCCAGTCTCTGTGTGCCTCCACTACATCTGACAAGGCATCTACATGCTCAGTGCATTCAGATGTGCTTTTTGAGAGTGTGAGTGACAGCCTCACTGTGCTCAAAGAGAAACTGCAGGTTGTGCTCCACCAGGGACTACAGGACATGACTAAAGCTG GTGAACAAATCAGCATTTTCAGACCTtcagagcctgtgaccagagaaGATTTCCTGAAAT ATTCACATCAGCTGACTTTGGACCCCAACACGGCTCATATTCTGCTGAGACTGTCTGAGGGAAACAGAGTTGTAGAATGTGTTAATGTGAGTCactcatatcctgatcatccagacagatttaatGATGTATATCAGGTGATGTGTTCAGAAGCTACATCTGCcaggtgctactgggaggttgagtggtctGGAAATGTCCATatagctgtttcatacaaggggcTGAATAGGAAAGGATATAATGATGATGTTAAGCTTGGGTCCAATACAAACTCCTGGGCATTGAATTGCTATGCATCTGGGTTCTGCTTTTGGCACAATAATAAATTAACTGATCTCCCTTATGCTCAGACCacaataggagtgtatgtggatcacagggcaggaactctgagctTCTACAGTGTCTCTGCTAACACTATGACTCTGCTGCACAAAGTAGAGACCACATTCACTGAGCCAGTGTATCCTACCTTTTGGGTCTACAATATTGGCAACAAAATCAAATTGTGTAGGTGA
- the LOC134455677 gene encoding tripartite motif-containing protein 16-like, whose translation MAKASDWSQDHFSCPICLDLLKNPVGIPCGHSFCMDCIADCWDQEDPKGVYSCPQCRQTFTPRPVLGRNTMLAEVVEKLKLLGLQSAPAAHCYAGPGDVECDVCSGRKRKAVKSCLVCLSSYCETHFRVHNEVNPGKKHKVIEAAGKLEDLICSQQNKLLEVFCRTDQTCICMLCIMDEHKGHDTISVAAERTEKQKELGETQRKFHDVIKEKETHLQDLRKAVKTLQCSADAAVENSERVFTEMIHSIEKRHFEVKKLIRDQERADVSRAEELVETLEQEIAELKRRVDELEQFSQSENNIRFLKSFRFLCASTTSDKSSTCSVHSDVLFDRVSDSLTVLKEKLQDGLHQGLQDMTKTGEQISIFRPSEPVTREDFLKYSHQLTLDPNTAHILLRLSEGNRVAEMVNKSQSYPDHPDRFEGAAQVMCSEATSTRCYWEVEWSGDYGHIAVSYKGLKRKARSNDVYLGYNTNSWALQCHSSGFCFFHNNKQTKLPHAQTSSKIGVYVDHRAGTLSFYSVSANTMTLLYKVETTFTEPLYPAFWPYYVGDKIKLCQ comes from the exons ATGGCAAAGGCTAGTGATTGGAGTCAGGATCACTTCAGTTGTCCAATATGTTTGGATCTATTGAAGAATCCTGTAGGCATTccctgtggacacagtttctgtATGGATTGTATCGCAGACTGCTGGGATCAAGAGGATCCAAAGGGAGTCTACAGCTGcccacagtgcagacagactttcactccaaggccagttctgggcagaaacacaatgttggctgaagtggtggagaagctgaagcttctgggactccagtctgctcctgctgcccactgctatgctggacctggagatgtggagtgtgacgtctgctctgggagaaagcggaaggctgtcaagtcctgtctggtgtgTCTGTCCTCTTACTGTGAAACTCACTTCAGAGTTCACAATGAGGTCAACCCTGGCAAGAAACACAAAGTGATTGAAGCTGCTGGTAAACTGGAGGATCTGATCTGCTCTCAGCAAAATAAACTGCTGGAGGTCTTCTGTCGCACTGATCAGACGTGCATATGCATGCTGTGCATCATGGATGAACACAAAGGACATGACACTATTTCAGTTGCAGCAGAGCGGACAGAGAAACAG AAAGAGCTGGGAGAAACACAGCGAAAATTCCATGACGTCATCAAAGAAAAAGAGACTCACCTACAAGACCTCAGAAAGGCTGTAAAAACTCTTCAG TGTTCTGCTGACGCAGCAGTGGAGAACAGCGAGAGGGTCTTCACAGAGATGATCCACTCCATTGAGAAAAGGCACTTTGAGGTGAAAAAGCTGATCAGAGATCAGGAGAGGGCTgatgtgagtcgagctgaagaacTTGTGGAGACACTGGAACAGGAGATCGCTGAGCTGAAAAGGAGAGTTGATGAGCTGGAGCAGTTCTCACAAAGTGAAAATAACATCCGTTTTCTCAAG AGTTTCCGGTTTCTGTGTGCCTCCACTACATCTGACAAGTCATCTACATGCTCAGTGCATTCAGATGTGCTGTTTGATAGAGTGAGTGACAGCCTAACTGTGCTCAAAGAGAAACTGCAGGATGGGCTCCACCAGGGACTACAGGACATGACTAAAACTG GTGAACAAATCAGCATTTTTAGACCTtcagagcctgtgaccagagagGATTTCCTGAAAT ATTCCCATCAGCTGACATTGGACCCCAACACGGCTCATATTCTGCTGAGACTGTCTGAGGGAAACAGAGTTGCAGAAATGGTTAATAAGAGTCaatcatatcctgatcatccagacagatttgaagGTGCTGCACAGGTGATGTGTTCAGAGGCTACATCTACcaggtgctactgggaggttgagtggtctGGAGATTATGGGCATatagctgtttcatacaaggggcTGAAGAGGAAAGCACGTAGTAATGATGTATACCTTGGGTACAATACAAACTCCTGGGCATTGCAGTGCCATTCATCAGGGTTCTGCTTCTTCCATAATAATAAACAAACTAAACTCCCTCATGCTCAGACCTCCTCTAAAATAGGAGtatatgtggatcacagggcaggaactctgagctTCTACAGTGTCTCTGCTAACACAATGACTCTGCTGTACAAAGTAGAGACCACATTCACTGAGCCGCTATATCCTGCCTTTTGGCCCTACTATGTTGGGGACAAAATCAAATTGTGTCAGTGA